A single Desulfomicrobium apsheronum DNA region contains:
- a CDS encoding DMT family transporter produces the protein MKSESISLTAVNPIALLPRLAVVGAVVLWGASFSTMRIALQDLHPLSVMWLRMIIALACILPLYRTVSLSAYRKGDWKLLLAAVVFQPCLYFWLESAALGLTSSAQAGIISASVPLLVAVAAWVILKEPLSTRVLGGLLLSVAGVAVLTLGGEATVAAPSPLLGNSMEFLAMVCAAANMIIIRILGRRYDAWTLTVMQVVTGCLFFSPGIVHLMDVPAGTFDIQLVLILVFLGAGVTLGAFSLYNWAITRMPASTASAHINLIPVVAVGCGFVFLGETMNPLQMAAACVVLFSVLMTQKS, from the coding sequence ATGAAGTCCGAATCCATTTCCTTGACAGCCGTAAACCCCATCGCCCTGCTGCCCCGTCTGGCCGTGGTGGGCGCCGTGGTGCTCTGGGGCGCATCCTTTTCCACCATGCGCATCGCCCTGCAGGATCTGCATCCGCTGAGCGTGATGTGGCTGCGCATGATCATCGCTCTGGCGTGCATCCTGCCGCTGTACCGGACGGTGAGTCTGTCCGCATACCGCAAAGGCGACTGGAAGCTGCTCCTGGCCGCCGTCGTTTTTCAGCCCTGCCTCTACTTCTGGCTCGAATCCGCGGCCCTTGGCCTGACCAGTTCGGCCCAGGCCGGGATCATCTCCGCCTCCGTCCCCCTGCTCGTGGCCGTGGCCGCCTGGGTGATCCTCAAAGAGCCCCTGAGCACTCGCGTCCTCGGTGGCCTGCTTCTTTCCGTGGCGGGCGTCGCGGTCCTGACCCTCGGCGGGGAGGCCACCGTGGCCGCCCCTTCCCCGCTTCTTGGCAACAGCATGGAATTTCTGGCCATGGTCTGCGCGGCCGCGAACATGATCATCATCCGCATTCTGGGCAGGCGCTATGACGCCTGGACGCTGACGGTCATGCAGGTCGTCACGGGTTGCCTCTTCTTTTCGCCGGGAATCGTCCATCTGATGGATGTCCCGGCGGGCACTTTCGACATACAGCTGGTCCTGATCCTCGTCTTTCTCGGCGCGGGCGTGACACTGGGCGCTTTCTCCCTCTACAACTGGGCCATCACCCGCATGCCCGCGAGCACGGCCTCGGCGCACATCAATCTCATTCCCGTGGTCGCGGTGGGTTGCGGATTCGTCTTTCTGGGCGAAACCATGAATCCGTTGCAAATGGCCGCGGCCTGCGTGGTCCTCTTCTCGGTCCTCATGACCCAAAAATCGTAG
- a CDS encoding MFS transporter: MEATKSSHRRLLGIRGFLPYLLVVLINAMLDLGHKIIIQNTVFKCYDGSTQIALTALVNACILLPFIMFFTPAGFLSDRFSKHRVMRWTAGLAIPLTVLIYGSYLLGWFEAAFVLTLILAAQSAFYSPAKYGYIKEMAGKDSLGMANGVVQAVTIVAILLGGVLFSLLFESLIGDATTKEGILRAIAPSGLLLIAGAVAQTLTALRIPQYKPGDTSLRLNFRTYARGIYLKNNLKNIRGHETIWLCVLGLSLFWAVNQVLFAAFGAHLKDFAGVTSTVVAQGLLAIGGVGIIAGSITAGRLSRTYIETGIIPLAALGMTLCLAIIPGMSNIPALGSLLAVYGFFGGLYVVPLNALIQFNAKDSDLGTILAGNNFLQNVFMLSFLCVTVLASLTGLSSVPIILILAAIMGLGSVHTLRKLPQAFMRFLLRIVFAQRYRLVVSGLENIPSQGGVLLLGNHTSWIDWAVLHLAVPRPVRFVMSRHYYSRWYLRWFLDLYRVIPISSAASSSALRKITENLKAGECVVLFPEGAISRNGQLGAFRRGYCIPAVQSECVIVPFYLRGLWGSRWSAVSRHFRRNTNGVLARDVNLCFGPAMPASATPQEVKDAVHRQSILAWQEFARTQTSIPEKWLRAVKRAPARLAVADSSGAQTTGEELFLLALCLSRKLKTLPEKAVGILLPPGVRGAAANMAVLMAGKTTVNLDPDLPAEAFVNCLDQAGIKTVLSTREHIERLRGRGCAALQGDMRFMFVEDCRTSLRGTTVERALIRFMPLALLRFILPLRVRPEATAAIIFVKREEQIPVGVRLGHSSIITNARQIASLFPPRGDDVLLTAMPLHDALGLTTTMFLPLLESVPMACAHDPFEARKMGRMCVDFEATMLCADPAMLEAYVVSPVLHPLMFASLRSVLSGGLALSDHCVQAFRHKFGLIVHDGYGTTETTPVATVNAPDVLNPLDLSVQQGRKPGTVGLPLPGSALRIVHPQTLTDLPHGESGRILIGGTQVMQGYLGRDDLTEKAVIETDGIRWFVTPDRGRLDEDGFLVLEIGQERS, from the coding sequence ATGGAAGCCACGAAATCGAGCCATCGCCGTCTTCTCGGAATCCGGGGATTCCTGCCCTACCTCCTGGTCGTGCTGATCAATGCCATGCTCGACCTGGGGCACAAGATCATCATCCAGAACACGGTCTTCAAATGCTATGACGGATCCACGCAGATCGCGCTGACCGCCCTGGTCAACGCCTGCATTCTGCTGCCCTTCATCATGTTCTTCACTCCCGCCGGTTTTCTGTCCGACCGCTTCTCCAAGCACCGGGTCATGCGCTGGACTGCGGGCCTGGCCATACCGCTGACCGTGCTCATTTACGGCAGCTATCTGCTGGGCTGGTTCGAGGCGGCCTTTGTCCTGACCTTGATCCTGGCCGCGCAGTCGGCCTTCTATTCCCCTGCCAAGTACGGCTACATCAAGGAGATGGCGGGTAAGGACAGCCTCGGCATGGCCAACGGCGTGGTTCAGGCCGTGACCATTGTCGCCATACTCCTTGGCGGGGTGCTCTTCTCCCTGCTTTTCGAGTCCCTCATCGGCGACGCGACGACCAAGGAAGGCATCCTGCGGGCCATCGCCCCGAGCGGCCTGCTGCTCATCGCCGGGGCCGTGGCGCAAACCCTGACGGCTCTGCGCATCCCGCAATACAAGCCGGGGGACACCTCCCTGCGCCTCAATTTCAGGACATATGCCCGAGGAATATACCTCAAGAATAACTTGAAGAACATTCGCGGCCATGAAACCATCTGGCTGTGCGTGCTCGGCCTGTCGCTCTTCTGGGCCGTCAATCAGGTCCTCTTCGCCGCCTTCGGCGCGCACCTCAAGGATTTCGCGGGTGTGACCTCCACCGTTGTCGCCCAAGGGCTGCTGGCTATAGGCGGCGTGGGCATCATCGCCGGTTCCATCACCGCCGGTCGGCTCTCGCGGACCTACATCGAGACCGGGATCATCCCGCTGGCCGCCCTGGGCATGACCCTCTGTCTGGCCATCATTCCGGGCATGAGCAACATTCCGGCCCTGGGCAGCCTGCTGGCCGTGTACGGATTTTTCGGCGGTCTCTACGTGGTGCCGCTGAACGCGCTCATCCAGTTCAATGCCAAGGATTCGGATCTTGGAACCATCCTGGCCGGAAACAATTTTCTGCAGAACGTGTTCATGCTGTCCTTCTTGTGCGTGACCGTGCTGGCTTCCCTGACCGGGCTTTCGAGCGTACCCATCATCCTGATCCTGGCCGCGATCATGGGGCTTGGCTCTGTGCATACCCTGCGCAAGCTGCCCCAGGCCTTCATGCGCTTTCTGCTGCGCATCGTCTTTGCGCAGCGCTACCGTCTGGTCGTGAGCGGTCTGGAGAACATTCCGTCTCAGGGCGGGGTGCTGCTCCTTGGCAATCACACCAGTTGGATCGACTGGGCCGTGCTGCATCTGGCCGTGCCCCGGCCCGTGCGCTTTGTCATGTCGCGTCATTATTACAGTCGCTGGTACCTGCGCTGGTTCCTGGACCTCTACCGCGTCATTCCCATCTCATCCGCCGCCAGCAGCTCGGCCCTGCGCAAGATCACCGAGAACCTCAAGGCCGGGGAGTGCGTAGTCCTTTTTCCCGAAGGCGCCATCAGCCGCAACGGCCAGCTCGGAGCCTTCAGGCGCGGCTACTGCATTCCGGCGGTCCAGAGCGAATGCGTCATCGTGCCCTTCTACCTGCGCGGCCTTTGGGGCAGCAGGTGGTCCGCCGTGAGCAGGCATTTCCGCCGTAACACCAACGGAGTCCTGGCGCGGGACGTCAATCTGTGCTTCGGCCCCGCCATGCCTGCCTCGGCCACTCCCCAGGAGGTCAAAGACGCCGTGCACCGTCAGTCCATCCTGGCCTGGCAGGAGTTTGCCCGCACCCAGACCTCCATCCCGGAAAAATGGCTGCGCGCGGTCAAACGCGCCCCGGCAAGGCTGGCCGTGGCCGACTCCAGCGGAGCCCAGACCACCGGGGAAGAGCTGTTCCTTTTGGCCCTGTGCCTTTCGCGCAAGCTCAAGACCTTGCCTGAAAAGGCTGTGGGCATCCTGCTTCCGCCGGGTGTCAGGGGCGCGGCGGCGAACATGGCCGTGCTCATGGCCGGCAAGACGACCGTCAACCTTGATCCGGATTTGCCGGCGGAGGCTTTTGTCAACTGTCTGGATCAGGCCGGAATCAAGACGGTGCTCAGCACCCGCGAGCACATTGAAAGGTTGCGCGGCCGGGGATGCGCCGCTCTTCAAGGTGACATGCGTTTCATGTTCGTGGAAGACTGCCGGACATCCCTGCGCGGCACGACCGTGGAACGCGCCCTGATCCGCTTCATGCCGTTGGCATTGCTGCGTTTCATCCTGCCTCTGCGCGTCAGGCCGGAAGCCACGGCGGCCATAATATTCGTGAAGCGGGAGGAGCAAATTCCGGTTGGCGTGCGCCTTGGACACTCCAGCATCATCACCAACGCCCGGCAGATCGCGTCCCTCTTTCCACCCCGGGGTGATGACGTGCTGCTTACCGCCATGCCCCTGCACGACGCTCTTGGACTGACCACGACCATGTTCCTGCCGCTGCTTGAATCCGTACCCATGGCCTGCGCCCATGACCCCTTTGAAGCCCGCAAGATGGGGCGCATGTGCGTCGATTTCGAGGCGACCATGCTCTGCGCCGATCCCGCGATGCTGGAAGCGTACGTCGTCAGTCCCGTCCTGCATCCGCTCATGTTCGCGTCGCTGCGCTCCGTCCTGTCGGGCGGATTGGCCCTTTCCGATCATTGCGTGCAGGCCTTCCGCCACAAGTTCGGGCTCATCGTCCATGACGGCTACGGCACCACCGAGACCACTCCAGTGGCCACCGTCAATGCTCCCGACGTGCTCAATCCCCTGGACCTGAGCGTGCAGCAGGGCCGCAAACCCGGCACCGTGGGACTGCCCCTGCCCGGTTCCGCCCTGCGCATCGTGCATCCGCAAACCCTGACCGATCTGCCCCACGGCGAGAGCGGCCGCATCCTCATCGGTGGAACCCAGGTCATGCAGGGCTATCTGGGCCGGGATGACCTGACCGAAAAGGCCGTCATCGAAACGGACGGCATCCGCTGGTTCGTCACCCCGGACCGGGGCAGGCTCGACGAAGACGGCTTTCTGGTTCTTGAAATCGGACAAGAGCGGTCTTGA
- a CDS encoding bifunctional acetate--CoA ligase family protein/GNAT family N-acetyltransferase, whose protein sequence is MSVKHLDLLFKPNSLAIIGASRDPNSVSAILMRNLMSGKFLGPVLPVSGAQEAIFGVLSYVDVASLPLTPDMAIICSPAHEIPDRLVELADSGTHVAVIMDPGYALLEAKERAQMDEKIRTVLRERDIRVLGPGSLGMIVPASGVNASLSRVGAKEGRIAFVTQSDSLFESVLDWAKTNNVGFSHCISLGRQLDVDFSCVLDYLGSDPATKAILLYVENIQDARRFMSATRASARNKPILVIRPRRLPCDLRDAASELTEMDQDQIYDAAFRRAGMVRVDDIDSLFEGARTLANYKPLRGNGLAIMTNGQSIGLLAADTLINGGGELASITEETQLKLEEILGHERCSDNPVTLPYNATPDTYARVLSVLVRAPDVGCVLILHVPFQGTSSQEIAQAVTQVAKTSRCLVLANWLGEETVRDTKDVFEEAAIPVFDRPGKAIMAYLHMLRYKRTQKILMQTPDSLPADFFPDTEHALKIIKDALAEDRNHLTEDESRQVLAAYGVPVVETKICKSAMQAVEAASEIGFPVALKIRSPQITQPFDIGGIALDLTTPDLVFEAAANMSARVHAQVPNAYIEGFTVQKMGRRPGAHELFISVFTDKIFGPLLRFGHGGVSAPVINDHSVTLPPLNMGLAKELISRTRIYKLLQGSTRQAAADIDDICLALIQISQMVIDLPQIVTLEMNPIFADDLGVLALGARIWIQPTQVSGPERLAIRPYPRELEECVRLKNGEQVLLRPIRPEDAQAHLDFIHKLPEEDLRLRFFGLIQNFVLSDMPKFTQIDYDREMAFIATQNVDGVPRTLGVVRTSTKPDNSSAEFAIIISADMKGTGLGSVLFEKMIRYCKGRGTRYLEGQTMPRNKGMIGLAKRFGLKVSHNYEEELVEMRLPLWEWEPDH, encoded by the coding sequence ATGAGCGTCAAACACCTGGATCTGTTGTTCAAGCCCAATTCCCTGGCTATCATCGGTGCGTCCCGCGATCCGAATTCAGTCAGCGCCATCCTGATGCGCAACCTCATGTCCGGCAAATTCCTCGGGCCAGTGCTGCCTGTTTCCGGAGCGCAGGAGGCCATTTTCGGCGTCCTGTCGTATGTAGACGTGGCTTCCCTGCCGCTGACGCCGGACATGGCCATCATCTGCTCTCCCGCGCACGAAATCCCGGATCGTCTCGTCGAACTGGCCGACAGCGGCACCCACGTAGCCGTGATCATGGACCCTGGTTATGCCTTGCTTGAAGCCAAAGAGCGAGCGCAAATGGATGAAAAGATCCGCACCGTGCTGCGAGAAAGGGATATCCGCGTACTCGGTCCGGGCAGCCTGGGCATGATCGTCCCGGCGAGCGGGGTCAACGCGAGCCTGTCCCGGGTGGGGGCCAAGGAGGGACGCATCGCCTTTGTGACCCAGTCCGACAGCCTCTTTGAATCGGTTCTGGACTGGGCCAAGACCAACAACGTCGGCTTTTCCCACTGCATCTCGCTTGGTCGCCAGCTGGACGTGGATTTCAGCTGCGTGCTCGACTACCTGGGGTCCGATCCAGCCACCAAGGCCATCCTTTTATATGTTGAAAACATCCAGGACGCACGCCGCTTCATGTCCGCGACCCGGGCCAGCGCTCGCAACAAGCCCATTCTGGTCATCCGTCCGCGCCGTCTGCCCTGCGATCTGCGCGACGCGGCCAGCGAACTCACGGAGATGGATCAGGACCAGATCTACGACGCCGCCTTCCGCCGGGCAGGCATGGTCCGCGTGGACGACATCGACTCCCTGTTCGAGGGCGCGCGCACCCTGGCCAACTACAAGCCGCTGCGCGGCAACGGCCTGGCCATCATGACCAACGGGCAGAGCATCGGACTGCTGGCCGCCGACACCTTGATCAACGGCGGGGGAGAGCTCGCCTCCATCACCGAGGAAACCCAGCTCAAGCTGGAGGAGATCCTGGGTCATGAGCGCTGCTCCGACAACCCCGTGACCCTGCCCTACAATGCCACGCCCGACACCTACGCCCGGGTTTTAAGCGTCCTGGTCCGTGCGCCGGATGTTGGGTGCGTGCTCATTCTGCATGTTCCCTTTCAGGGCACGTCAAGTCAGGAAATCGCCCAGGCCGTGACCCAGGTCGCCAAGACCAGCCGCTGCCTCGTGCTCGCCAACTGGCTGGGCGAGGAGACGGTGCGCGACACCAAGGACGTCTTCGAGGAGGCGGCCATTCCGGTTTTCGACCGTCCGGGCAAGGCCATCATGGCCTACCTGCACATGCTGCGCTACAAGCGCACGCAAAAAATCCTGATGCAGACCCCGGATTCCCTGCCGGCGGACTTTTTTCCGGATACCGAACACGCCCTGAAGATCATCAAGGATGCCCTCGCAGAAGACCGCAACCACCTCACCGAGGACGAATCGCGGCAGGTCCTGGCGGCCTACGGCGTGCCGGTGGTCGAGACCAAGATCTGCAAGTCGGCCATGCAGGCCGTGGAGGCGGCATCCGAGATCGGCTTTCCGGTGGCGCTCAAGATCCGCTCTCCCCAGATCACCCAGCCTTTCGACATTGGCGGCATCGCCCTGGACCTGACCACGCCTGATCTGGTTTTCGAAGCGGCCGCCAACATGTCCGCGCGCGTCCATGCCCAGGTTCCCAACGCCTACATCGAGGGCTTCACCGTCCAGAAGATGGGGCGCAGACCCGGCGCCCACGAACTTTTCATTTCCGTCTTCACGGACAAGATCTTCGGACCGTTGCTGCGCTTCGGTCACGGCGGCGTCTCCGCGCCGGTCATCAACGACCACTCCGTGACCCTGCCTCCGCTGAACATGGGCCTGGCCAAGGAACTCATCTCCCGCACCCGCATCTACAAGCTTTTGCAAGGCTCAACGCGTCAGGCCGCAGCGGACATCGACGACATCTGCCTGGCCCTCATCCAGATCAGTCAGATGGTCATCGACCTGCCCCAGATCGTGACCCTTGAAATGAACCCGATCTTTGCCGACGACCTGGGAGTGCTGGCGCTGGGCGCCCGGATTTGGATTCAGCCCACGCAGGTCTCGGGCCCCGAAAGACTGGCCATCCGTCCATACCCGCGCGAACTTGAAGAGTGCGTGCGTCTGAAAAACGGCGAGCAGGTCCTCCTGCGACCCATTCGCCCCGAGGACGCCCAGGCCCACCTCGATTTCATCCACAAGCTGCCTGAGGAAGACCTGCGGCTGCGCTTCTTCGGCCTGATCCAGAACTTTGTCCTGAGCGACATGCCCAAATTCACCCAGATCGACTACGACCGTGAGATGGCCTTCATCGCCACGCAGAACGTCGACGGGGTTCCAAGAACGCTCGGCGTGGTGCGCACATCCACCAAGCCCGACAATTCGTCGGCTGAATTCGCCATCATCATCAGCGCGGACATGAAGGGAACCGGACTTGGCTCGGTACTGTTCGAAAAGATGATCCGCTACTGCAAGGGGCGCGGCACCCGTTACCTCGAAGGTCAGACCATGCCCCGCAACAAGGGCATGATCGGCCTTGCCAAGCGGTTTGGGCTGAAAGTTTCCCACAACTACGAGGAAGAACTTGTCGAAATGCGCCTGCCCCTCTGGGAGTGGGAGCCGGACCATTGA
- a CDS encoding TetR/AcrR family transcriptional regulator — MSRPVMKRETIEESAIRLFATKGLARTTIKDIAGEAGVTEGALYRYYSGKEEMAWKLFNRELDQFTHLVSEVLFDDRMPFDLRLGLAIQTIYDYYTYNGDQFAFILLTQHGFPEDKLLSRETEPMAMAERFVGQAVGAGEIPPCDADLHAGLLMGAILQPLVLHRYGKLELTSETPALVTASCLRMLGLC; from the coding sequence ATGTCACGACCAGTCATGAAGCGCGAAACCATAGAAGAATCGGCTATTCGCCTCTTTGCCACCAAAGGGCTGGCCCGAACTACCATCAAGGACATCGCGGGCGAAGCCGGAGTCACCGAAGGCGCCCTGTATCGCTACTATTCCGGCAAGGAAGAGATGGCCTGGAAGCTTTTCAACCGCGAACTGGACCAGTTCACCCATCTTGTCTCCGAAGTCCTCTTCGACGACCGCATGCCGTTCGATCTGCGGTTGGGGCTCGCGATCCAGACCATATACGATTATTACACATACAATGGCGACCAGTTCGCCTTCATCCTGCTGACTCAGCACGGCTTTCCCGAGGACAAGCTCTTAAGCCGCGAGACCGAGCCCATGGCCATGGCCGAACGCTTTGTCGGCCAGGCGGTGGGCGCGGGCGAGATTCCCCCCTGCGACGCCGACCTGCATGCGGGGCTGCTCATGGGCGCCATCTTGCAGCCTCTGGTTCTGCACCGCTACGGAAAGCTCGAACTTACCTCCGAAACACCCGCGCTGGTTACCGCCTCCTGCCTGCGCATGCTGGGGCTGTGCTGA
- the acs gene encoding acetate--CoA ligase, which yields MTPDNIQSLQHEQRLFSPPAAKRAHIPDMATYEEHYRRADQDPEGYWADRAKELLSWSKPWDKVMDCDFNIPKINWFVNGQLNVSYNCLDRHVENGLGDKTAIIWQGEPEEDVRHISYRELLTDVVRFANILKKLGVGRGDRVALYMPMVPELAVAMLACTRIGATHSIVFAGFSAASLMNRIQDCEAKVLVTADAVLRAGKKIPLKGNVDDALAECPTVTSCVVLKRAGIDINMVEGRDLWWHDVVADPNIAPTCPCEPMDSEDLLFILYTSGSTGKPKGVMHSTGGYLTYAAHSTQLVFNLHDDDIHFCTADIGWITGHTYIVYGPLALGVTSVMFEGVPSYPDPSRFWHLVEKFRITSFYTAPTAIRALMRDGAEWTSKNDLSSLRVLGSVGEPINPEAWMWYHENIGKSKLPVVDTWWQTETGGILISALPFATPLKPGSATRPLPGVHARIVDAEGNPTAANEGGHLIIERPWPGMLRGVFGDPERFKQQYFDRFPGKYEAGDGARQDEDGYFWIMGRLDDVINVSGHRLGTAEIESALVSHPAVAEAAVVGMPHEIKGQAIYAYVTLRADADESDELIKALRNHVRKEIGPLASPEVIQFTVGLPKTRSGKIMRRVLRKITTGSTALEDFGDTSTLADPSVIQDLIAGRHT from the coding sequence ATGACACCTGACAATATCCAGAGCCTGCAGCATGAACAGCGCCTCTTCTCCCCACCCGCAGCCAAGCGCGCCCATATCCCCGACATGGCCACCTACGAGGAGCACTATCGCCGCGCCGATCAGGATCCCGAAGGCTACTGGGCCGACCGCGCCAAGGAACTTCTCAGCTGGAGCAAGCCCTGGGACAAGGTCATGGATTGCGATTTCAACATTCCGAAAATCAACTGGTTCGTGAACGGCCAGCTCAACGTCAGCTACAACTGCCTTGACCGGCACGTGGAGAACGGCCTGGGCGACAAGACCGCCATCATCTGGCAGGGCGAGCCCGAGGAAGATGTCCGGCACATTTCCTACCGCGAACTCCTGACCGATGTCGTCCGCTTCGCCAACATCCTCAAGAAACTCGGTGTCGGACGCGGCGACCGCGTGGCCCTTTACATGCCCATGGTTCCAGAGCTGGCCGTGGCCATGCTGGCCTGCACGCGCATCGGCGCCACCCATTCCATCGTCTTCGCGGGATTCTCGGCCGCCAGCCTCATGAACCGCATCCAGGACTGCGAGGCCAAGGTGCTGGTCACCGCCGACGCGGTGCTTCGTGCCGGAAAGAAGATTCCGCTCAAGGGCAATGTCGACGACGCCCTGGCCGAATGCCCCACCGTGACCAGCTGCGTGGTCCTGAAGCGGGCCGGCATCGACATCAACATGGTCGAAGGCCGGGACCTCTGGTGGCATGACGTCGTAGCCGATCCGAACATCGCCCCGACCTGCCCATGCGAACCCATGGACTCCGAAGACCTGCTCTTCATTCTCTACACCAGCGGCTCCACAGGCAAGCCCAAGGGCGTCATGCACTCCACGGGCGGCTATCTGACCTACGCGGCCCACTCCACGCAGCTGGTCTTCAACCTGCATGACGACGACATCCATTTCTGCACGGCGGACATCGGCTGGATCACCGGGCATACCTACATCGTGTATGGCCCCCTGGCGCTGGGTGTGACCTCGGTCATGTTCGAAGGCGTGCCGTCCTATCCAGATCCATCGCGTTTCTGGCACCTGGTCGAAAAGTTCAGGATCACCTCCTTCTACACGGCCCCCACGGCCATCCGGGCGCTCATGCGTGATGGAGCCGAATGGACCAGCAAGAACGACCTCTCCTCGCTTCGCGTGCTGGGCAGCGTCGGCGAGCCCATCAACCCCGAGGCCTGGATGTGGTACCACGAGAACATCGGCAAATCCAAGCTGCCCGTGGTCGATACCTGGTGGCAGACGGAAACGGGCGGCATCCTCATCTCCGCCCTGCCCTTCGCCACGCCGCTCAAACCCGGCTCCGCCACCCGTCCCCTGCCCGGCGTGCATGCCCGCATCGTGGACGCCGAAGGCAATCCGACCGCTGCCAACGAAGGCGGACACCTGATCATAGAACGCCCCTGGCCGGGCATGCTGCGCGGCGTGTTCGGAGATCCCGAGCGCTTCAAGCAGCAGTACTTCGACCGCTTTCCCGGCAAATACGAAGCCGGTGACGGCGCGCGCCAGGACGAGGACGGATACTTCTGGATCATGGGCCGCCTTGACGACGTCATCAACGTCTCCGGACATCGTCTGGGCACGGCCGAGATCGAGTCCGCCCTGGTCTCCCATCCGGCCGTGGCCGAGGCCGCCGTGGTCGGCATGCCGCACGAAATCAAGGGACAAGCCATCTACGCCTACGTCACCCTGCGCGCCGACGCGGACGAATCCGACGAACTCATCAAGGCCCTGCGCAATCATGTGCGCAAGGAAATCGGGCCGCTGGCCTCTCCCGAAGTCATCCAATTCACCGTAGGTCTGCCCAAGACCCGCAGCGGAAAGATCATGCGCCGCGTGCTGCGCAAAATCACCACGGGCTCTACGGCCCTGGAGGACTTCGGTGACACTTCGACCCTGGCAGATCCTTCCGTCATCCAAGATCTGATCGCCGGACGCCATACCTAA
- a CDS encoding citrate synthase has protein sequence MQKKDTATLTIDGKSYELPIVRGTEGEVAVDVSCLRSQAGVITLDQGYANTGSCYSAISFVDGEKGILRYRGYPIEQLARQSSFVETVMLLVFGELPTREERAAFRTMLGDTALLHEDLMHHFEGFPPNGHPMAILSAVINSLGAYNPDLLDIQTETEFRKAVAKLVSKVRTIAAFSYRKSAGLPIIYPDPSRSYCENFLHMMFSVPYKEHVPTPEAQKALSQFLMVHADHEQNCSCSTVRMVGSSEANLFASVSAGICALWGRLHGGANSAVVHTLEHIRDGDLTVKECIEKVKRKEFRLMGFGHRVYKNFDPRAKVLKECATNLLASLHVKDPFLDIAQELEEIALHDDYFVSRKLYPNVDFYSGLILRALNIPVNMFPVMFAIGRLPGWIAHWHEQHLEENTRIHRPRQIYVGPNIRDYIPMKDR, from the coding sequence ATGCAAAAAAAAGATACAGCCACTTTGACCATTGACGGCAAGTCCTACGAGCTGCCCATCGTGCGCGGCACAGAGGGCGAAGTCGCGGTGGACGTGAGCTGTCTGCGCAGCCAGGCCGGGGTCATCACCCTGGACCAAGGCTACGCCAATACAGGATCATGTTACAGCGCCATCAGCTTCGTGGACGGAGAGAAGGGAATTCTGCGTTATCGCGGCTACCCCATCGAGCAGTTGGCCCGGCAGAGTTCCTTTGTAGAAACGGTCATGCTCCTCGTTTTCGGCGAACTGCCGACCCGCGAAGAACGGGCCGCCTTTCGGACCATGCTCGGCGATACGGCCCTGCTGCATGAGGATCTCATGCACCACTTCGAAGGTTTTCCACCCAACGGGCATCCCATGGCCATCCTCTCGGCGGTCATCAATTCCCTGGGAGCCTACAACCCCGATCTGCTGGACATCCAGACCGAGACCGAATTCCGCAAGGCCGTGGCCAAGCTCGTCAGTAAAGTGCGTACCATCGCGGCTTTCAGTTATCGCAAGTCCGCAGGGCTGCCCATCATCTACCCGGACCCCAGCCGATCCTACTGCGAGAACTTTCTGCACATGATGTTCTCCGTGCCCTACAAGGAGCACGTGCCCACCCCGGAAGCGCAAAAGGCCCTGTCGCAGTTTCTGATGGTGCATGCCGATCACGAGCAGAATTGCTCCTGCTCCACGGTGCGCATGGTCGGATCGAGCGAAGCCAACCTCTTTGCCTCGGTTTCTGCCGGAATCTGCGCCCTGTGGGGCAGGTTGCACGGAGGGGCCAACTCCGCCGTGGTGCACACGCTCGAACACATCCGCGACGGGGATCTCACGGTCAAGGAGTGCATCGAGAAGGTCAAGCGCAAGGAATTCAGGCTCATGGGCTTTGGACACAGGGTCTACAAGAACTTCGACCCCCGGGCCAAGGTCCTGAAGGAATGCGCCACGAACCTGCTGGCCTCCCTGCACGTGAAGGACCCGTTCCTCGACATCGCCCAGGAACTTGAAGAGATCGCGCTGCATGACGATTATTTCGTTTCGCGCAAGCTCTATCCCAACGTGGACTTCTACTCCGGGCTGATTCTGCGCGCCCTGAACATCCCGGTGAACATGTTTCCGGTCATGTTCGCCATCGGCCGCCTGCCGGGCTGGATCGCGCACTGGCACGAACAGCATCTGGAAGAGAACACCCGCATCCATCGCCCCCGTCAGATCTACGTGGGGCCGAACATCCGGGACTACATACCGATGAAGGATCGCTGA